A region of Malaciobacter marinus DNA encodes the following proteins:
- a CDS encoding AsmA-like C-terminal domain-containing protein yields MSKRIKLFILSLVCLIFAFVFLLFFGIKIDSISFGEVSVSKLYIKFDKKLIVNIKQLTFKSKKQETNNSLDNLKTNIKRLPSLLEYFKEINIETLKINDNIFTIYYDKKHLYLDNQYLNLSSKIDVHSKSITLDLYSLYLKDLKLFFKGKVKVNMFKEVVTYLGKYSYKDVSGELNLQADKDYLDFYINTNELDNIKFVKDFVRLSSNIAEAWMYDNVTGKMKLNYFYGKLKTDTFEPVLDSFEGNATIENAKIRFHKNAKTVNTKKLNVDYEDDKLKFTMEKPTYDKTKLYGSSVVINNLTSEANGEVVVNIKTKSALNDDILGILKAYDIYLPLKQTKGVTNSTFTLVVPYLLEKDMKTTGYFEAKNSTFKLQNFEFFTKDAKVQLQGSNVIIKNSHIKHQDMFEGRLNLNIDTNNSLANGDVLLNSLQIKSSDEDIINAKDLKTAINIDFSKDTILKFDDINTQLSIKNDSIDINIEELSQIYEYSALLKKLNIKSGSIDLEVFNNNKIDFNLLLDNLEYPIFKNNKKINKLNLLGQIRNEDFFISSQKKNIVIEKIDNMPLEVKLSSFDINADEFKKSSSKTNNISNENINLHMKNMNLIIDKNEYFTNEAFVNIKGSKVNFKGDFVTSTFPFYKDAKQITNYNLNGAYDLKKENLQLKTDDKKVVLFIVPNKSLKLDLEDYDLHVRTQDDNNDLSSFETLEINAQNSNIVINDEYKALAKKYHIKADENEQSFTLENKKTLVTYKKDKDKKIKIKANNLNDKFINTLANKEVLKGGSVVFIASGDEENLNGKVILSENKIENLSIITNIVTLINTSPALINPLLAIPSIASMASSEGFALNGYKVNDGYIDFTYKFETNFLNLNEIVTIGNGIDFEGKMMVDLDSRVIDGKLNLIFFKGYSSVVGAIPVLNYVFLGDNKRVETQIELSGTLDNPKIVSNIAKDSINAPVNVIKRIIKSPLKLFE; encoded by the coding sequence ATGTCAAAAAGAATTAAACTCTTTATTCTCTCACTTGTCTGTTTAATTTTTGCATTTGTTTTTTTATTATTTTTTGGCATAAAAATTGATTCAATCTCTTTTGGTGAAGTTTCAGTTTCGAAATTGTATATAAAGTTTGATAAAAAACTTATTGTAAATATAAAACAGCTAACATTTAAATCAAAAAAACAAGAGACAAATAACTCTCTTGATAACCTAAAAACCAATATTAAGAGGCTTCCTTCTTTATTAGAATATTTTAAAGAAATTAATATTGAAACATTAAAAATAAATGATAATATTTTTACAATTTATTATGATAAAAAGCATCTTTATTTAGATAATCAATATTTAAACTTATCTTCAAAAATAGATGTTCATTCAAAAAGTATAACTTTAGACCTTTATTCTTTATATTTAAAAGATTTAAAACTTTTTTTCAAAGGTAAAGTAAAAGTTAATATGTTCAAAGAAGTTGTTACATATTTAGGAAAATATTCTTACAAAGATGTTTCAGGAGAATTGAACTTACAAGCTGATAAAGATTATTTGGATTTTTATATAAATACAAATGAATTAGATAATATTAAGTTTGTAAAAGATTTTGTACGTTTATCAAGTAATATTGCAGAAGCATGGATGTATGATAATGTAACTGGTAAAATGAAACTTAATTATTTTTATGGGAAATTAAAAACAGATACTTTTGAACCTGTATTAGACTCTTTTGAGGGTAATGCAACTATAGAAAATGCAAAGATAAGATTTCACAAAAATGCTAAAACTGTAAACACTAAAAAATTAAATGTTGATTATGAAGATGATAAATTAAAATTTACAATGGAAAAACCAACATATGATAAAACAAAACTATATGGAAGTTCTGTTGTAATTAACAATCTTACAAGTGAAGCAAATGGTGAAGTTGTTGTTAATATAAAAACAAAAAGTGCATTAAATGATGATATCTTAGGTATTTTAAAAGCATATGATATTTACTTACCCCTTAAGCAAACAAAAGGAGTTACAAACTCAACTTTTACTTTAGTTGTTCCATATTTATTAGAAAAAGATATGAAAACAACTGGTTATTTTGAAGCTAAAAATTCAACTTTTAAGTTACAAAACTTTGAATTTTTTACAAAAGATGCAAAAGTTCAATTGCAAGGTTCAAATGTAATTATTAAAAACTCACATATTAAACATCAAGATATGTTTGAGGGAAGATTAAATTTAAATATTGATACAAATAACTCTTTAGCAAATGGTGATGTTCTTTTAAACTCTTTGCAAATAAAAAGCTCTGATGAAGATATAATTAATGCAAAAGATTTAAAAACAGCAATTAATATTGATTTTTCAAAAGATACAATTTTAAAGTTTGATGATATAAATACACAACTAAGTATTAAAAATGATAGTATAGATATTAATATAGAAGAACTTTCACAAATTTATGAGTATTCTGCTTTATTAAAGAAATTGAATATAAAAAGTGGAAGTATTGATTTAGAAGTTTTTAACAATAATAAAATCGACTTTAATTTACTTCTTGATAATCTTGAATATCCTATTTTTAAAAATAATAAAAAAATAAATAAACTTAATCTCTTGGGTCAAATACGAAATGAAGATTTTTTTATATCAAGCCAAAAGAAAAATATAGTTATTGAAAAAATAGATAATATGCCCCTTGAAGTTAAGTTAAGCTCTTTTGATATAAATGCTGATGAATTTAAAAAAAGTTCAAGTAAAACAAATAATATATCAAATGAAAATATAAATTTACATATGAAAAATATGAATTTAATAATTGATAAAAATGAGTATTTTACCAACGAAGCCTTTGTAAATATAAAAGGTTCAAAAGTTAATTTCAAAGGAGATTTTGTTACTTCAACTTTTCCTTTTTATAAAGATGCAAAACAAATTACAAACTATAATTTAAATGGTGCTTATGATCTAAAAAAAGAGAATTTACAATTAAAAACAGATGATAAAAAAGTTGTATTATTTATTGTTCCAAATAAAAGTTTAAAATTAGATTTAGAAGATTATGATTTACATGTTAGAACTCAAGATGATAATAATGATTTAAGTAGTTTTGAAACTTTAGAAATAAATGCACAAAATTCAAATATCGTTATAAATGATGAGTATAAAGCATTGGCTAAAAAGTATCATATAAAAGCAGATGAAAATGAACAAAGTTTTACTTTAGAAAATAAGAAAACATTAGTTACTTATAAAAAAGATAAAGATAAAAAAATAAAAATAAAAGCTAATAATTTAAATGATAAGTTTATAAATACTTTAGCAAATAAAGAAGTTTTAAAAGGTGGTAGTGTTGTTTTTATTGCATCAGGAGATGAAGAAAATCTAAATGGAAAAGTTATCTTAAGTGAAAATAAGATTGAAAATCTTTCAATTATTACAAATATTGTAACATTAATTAATACTTCACCTGCATTGATAAATCCATTGTTAGCAATTCCATCGATTGCTTCAATGGCTTCAAGTGAGGGATTTGCTTTAAATGGTTATAAAGTAAATGATGGATATATAGATTTTACTTATAAGTTTGAAACAAACTTTTTAAACTTAAATGAGATTGTTACTATTGGTAATGGTATTGATTTTGAGGGTAAAATGATGGTTGATCTTGATTCAAGAGTAATTGATGGAAAATTAAATCTTATCTTTTTTAAGGGTTATTCAAGTGTTGTAGGTGCTATTCCTGTACTTAATTATGTATTTTTAGGAGATAATAAACGAGTTGAAACACAAATTGAATTAAGTGGAACTTTAGATAATCCTAAAATTGTATCAAATATTGCAAAAGATTCGATAAATGCTCCTGTAAATGTAATAAAAAGAATTATCAAATCGCCATTGAAACTATTTGAATAA
- a CDS encoding ABC transporter permease, with product MNKELVNFIVKKYLRFDKKNPFISVSAILAFIGVAIGVMVLIISMAIMNGTAKEFEKKLFTMNYPLSIYPKYQNSVNKKLLSKLEEKYQNLKFSPYLTSQAIVQSGDKMSGAVIFGVDQKKEANINSIYKEAVKDLDLKKYDIVVGQGIKDDLFLLKDNKVTLYFTSLNPSGFSMMPKMKRFKYKSAFTSGLHAYDKAYIYTSIESLQTIMQKDSNSFDGIHVYSDNAFDDIEILRKDLKKEGVGIVGWWQQNGNFFAAMQMEKKALFIVLMLIILVASLNIISSLLMTVMSRRKEIALLLSMGASAKEIKSIFLKLGTIIGFSGIVIGVLLGFFGMWILDTFEIISLPADVYGTSKLPLDLDSIDFISIIIGAAVIVTLSSYYPAKKATKIDVIDVLRNE from the coding sequence TTGAATAAAGAGTTAGTAAACTTTATAGTAAAAAAATATCTTAGGTTTGATAAAAAAAACCCTTTTATATCAGTAAGTGCCATTTTGGCATTTATTGGTGTGGCTATTGGAGTAATGGTATTAATTATTTCTATGGCTATTATGAATGGTACAGCAAAAGAGTTTGAAAAAAAACTTTTTACAATGAACTACCCTCTTTCAATATATCCAAAATATCAAAATAGTGTTAATAAAAAACTACTTTCTAAACTTGAAGAAAAATATCAGAACTTAAAATTTTCTCCATACTTAACATCACAGGCAATTGTTCAAAGTGGTGACAAAATGAGTGGTGCAGTTATTTTTGGGGTTGATCAAAAAAAAGAAGCAAATATAAACTCAATTTATAAAGAAGCAGTTAAAGATCTTGATTTAAAAAAGTATGATATTGTAGTAGGTCAAGGTATTAAAGATGATTTATTTTTATTAAAAGATAACAAAGTAACTTTATATTTCACGTCATTAAATCCAAGTGGATTTTCTATGATGCCAAAAATGAAAAGATTCAAATATAAAAGTGCATTTACTTCAGGTCTTCACGCTTATGATAAAGCATATATTTATACTTCAATTGAATCACTACAAACTATAATGCAAAAAGACTCAAACAGCTTTGATGGAATACATGTTTATTCAGATAATGCTTTTGATGATATAGAGATTTTAAGAAAAGATTTGAAAAAAGAAGGAGTTGGAATTGTTGGATGGTGGCAACAAAATGGAAACTTTTTTGCAGCAATGCAAATGGAGAAAAAAGCACTTTTTATAGTACTTATGCTTATTATTCTTGTTGCATCATTAAATATTATTTCTTCACTTCTTATGACAGTTATGAGTAGAAGAAAAGAAATCGCCCTACTTTTATCTATGGGAGCTAGTGCTAAAGAGATTAAATCAATCTTTTTAAAACTTGGAACTATTATTGGATTTTCAGGAATTGTTATTGGAGTTTTATTGGGATTTTTTGGAATGTGGATATTAGATACCTTTGAGATTATTTCTCTTCCTGCTGATGTATATGGAACATCAAAACTTCCTCTTGATTTAGACTCAATTGACTTCATTTCAATTATTATTGGTGCAGCAGTTATTGTTACTTTATCTTCATATTATCCAGCTAAAAAAGCTACTAAAATAGATGTTATTGATGTATTAAGAAATGAGTAG
- the mltG gene encoding endolytic transglycosylase MltG: MPKNNKKTNAKIKQTSERIKSLILFDITELILVFSIVVLFYLTLPLSTTKVIFIPKGSTNSIITYLNKSGYELGLIDKVYLRFLGYPQSGWIDIKENYLTKADFLYKITTSKAALKDITLIPGETSYVFLNDISKKMNLSRKNLQKVYDKYAYKNDGNILADTYSLPYGMKEDHLLFYLFSTTNKQYESISNKIFGEYDKKRWYYYITLASVIQKEAANSDEMPTVSSVIHNRLKKGMKLQMDGTLNYGKYSHIKITSQRIKEDNSSYNTYKNRGLPEHPICAVSLDAIKAAIFPAKTDYLYFVKNEKNGLHSFSKSYKEHVNNINKNRIIKRNLKKKAKEKKQEIQKKKSNSKTKESPKKELYVFPKSNSKENTKSIKSLFDNVK, encoded by the coding sequence ATGCCAAAAAATAATAAAAAAACAAATGCAAAAATTAAACAGACAAGTGAGAGAATAAAGAGTTTAATTCTTTTTGACATTACTGAACTTATCCTTGTCTTTTCTATAGTTGTACTATTTTATTTAACATTACCATTAAGTACAACAAAAGTTATATTTATACCTAAGGGTAGTACAAATAGTATTATAACATATTTAAATAAATCAGGATATGAGCTAGGACTTATAGACAAAGTTTATCTTAGATTTTTAGGTTACCCACAAAGTGGTTGGATAGATATAAAAGAAAATTACCTTACAAAAGCTGACTTTTTATATAAAATCACTACATCAAAAGCTGCGCTAAAAGATATTACATTAATTCCAGGAGAAACTTCTTATGTTTTTTTAAATGATATATCAAAGAAAATGAATCTTTCAAGAAAAAACCTTCAAAAAGTTTACGATAAATATGCATATAAAAATGATGGAAATATTTTAGCTGATACATACTCTTTACCTTATGGAATGAAAGAAGATCACCTTCTATTTTATCTTTTTTCAACTACAAATAAACAATATGAAAGTATCTCAAATAAAATATTTGGAGAGTATGATAAAAAAAGATGGTATTACTATATCACTTTAGCTTCTGTAATTCAAAAAGAAGCTGCAAATAGTGATGAAATGCCAACTGTTTCAAGTGTAATACACAATAGATTAAAAAAAGGCATGAAACTACAAATGGATGGAACTTTAAATTATGGTAAATATTCACATATTAAAATCACATCACAAAGAATAAAAGAAGATAATAGCTCATATAATACTTATAAAAATAGAGGTCTTCCAGAACATCCAATTTGTGCTGTAAGTTTAGATGCAATAAAAGCTGCAATTTTTCCAGCTAAAACAGATTATTTATATTTTGTTAAAAATGAAAAAAATGGTCTACACTCTTTTTCAAAAAGCTACAAAGAGCATGTAAATAATATCAATAAAAATAGAATAATTAAAAGAAATTTAAAGAAAAAAGCAAAAGAAAAAAAACAAGAAATTCAAAAGAAAAAAAGCAATTCTAAAACTAAAGAAAGCCCTAAAAAAGAACTCTATGTATTTCCTAAAAGCAATTCTAAAGAAAACACAAAATCAATAAAATCTCTTTTTGATAATGTCAAATAG